The DNA sequence TGGCCAAAGACGTTTTCACCCGAACCAAACCACACGTCAATGTCGGCACGATCGGCCACATCGACCACGGCAAGACCACGCTCACCGGCGCTCTTTTGGCCGTTCA is a window from the Pirellulales bacterium genome containing:
- a CDS encoding GTP-binding protein, with product MAKDVFTRTKPHVNVGTIGHIDHGKTTLTGALLAV